A segment of the Sphingomonas kaistensis genome:
AGCTCGAGCTCGGCTATTCAATGGGCGGCGGGACGACGATCTTCGAGCAGTACGAGCAGAAGGGCATCGTCCCCTTCCAGCGCGCATGGCTGCGCAGCATGATGCGGGGCACAGTCGCCGACCTGTTCGTGGCGCGGGGCGAAGGCGATTCGATGCAGCCGACGATCCTCGACGGCGACATCGTTCTGGTCGACACCGCGCAGAAGGACATCCGTCAGCAGGATCGCATCTGGGCCGTGGCCTATGGCGACCTGGGTGTCATCAAGCGGGTTCGTCGCACCCCAAAGGGCTCCTACCTCCTGCTTTCGGACAATGCCGCGGTGCCGCCGGTCGAGTGCGTCGACGAGGAGATGCAGGTCGTCGGGCGGGTGATCTGGATCGGGCGCCGGATATGAGAGTGATCCTCATTTGCGTTGCGGCCTTGGTGCTAGCGGGGTGCAAGCCCTCGCTAGAGGAACAGGCCCGCGCAGGCCTCCGTTCCAAGCTCAAGGATGCCGAAACCGCGCAGTTCATAGAGCTGCGCAAAGACTCGCTTGGCAGGATATGCGGCCAGGTGAATTCGAAGAACTCGTTCGGCGCCTATGCTGGGTACAGTCACTTCTATGTGTGGGACAAACTCGTCCACGTCGACGACGACGATAGCGACTTCAAGCTAGCGCGCGAGATGTGCAAAAACGCCTAACTATCGGTTTTCCTATTGACTAGCCTATAGGCTTGGCTATGCTGCCTCCATGATTACGGAGGTCGCCTTGCCCCAATCCACCACCCACCGCCGCGCCTGGATCGATGCCCGCCTCGCCGAGCATGCGGCCGCCGAGCGCGCGAAGAATCCCAAGCTCACTGCCTCGCTCGACGCGATCGAGCGCGCCTTCCCGCATCCCAACCCGCCGAGCCTTGAGGATCGCTACC
Coding sequences within it:
- a CDS encoding XRE family transcriptional regulator, whose product is MTVGDRIDERLQKLGMSQAELARRVKVSQPTINALIRGNNTTSKHLHRIAAELETSPAFLAGETDNDAPVATAPSALEALTEKLDLAIVPELELGYSMGGGTTIFEQYEQKGIVPFQRAWLRSMMRGTVADLFVARGEGDSMQPTILDGDIVLVDTAQKDIRQQDRIWAVAYGDLGVIKRVRRTPKGSYLLLSDNAAVPPVECVDEEMQVVGRVIWIGRRI